In the Pocillopora verrucosa isolate sample1 chromosome 4, ASM3666991v2, whole genome shotgun sequence genome, TACATAATTCTTTATTCTTGTATTCATCtacttaatttttcatttcattattcGTTTCccattgtttctttcatttttaacggTAACGATTCTCACCATTGGTAACCAATATTCATACTAGCCCCAGTCTTTCCGTCATATTGGACAataaattcaagatggcggcgaaTTTGTAAGCACTGGTATGTCTGAAAATCTGAGTCATACTGCTAACTGTGAGGGTGACGCAGTTAACCTGGAACTTGTTCAAGAAATCTTTGGTAATATCTGTGTTAACTGTGCCTCCTTTGTTGCAAAAAAATGCTCAATACAAGACAAACAAACTTATACAGTACTATTCAATCTGTTCGTGACCGCAAGCACGGAAACTAATGTTTTTTTGAAACGACGTGGAGATTAGCTTTTAGAACCTTTTGACTCCAAGGATTGGACAAGTATGAATTTCTCACCACATTTTTAATACATTTCAAAGCtgaaaggtgatgagaagaGAAAGTTATTAGCTAGGATATTTTTCGATGAACTACAAAATTCCCACATAAATTAGAAGCTTTTATCGGTAATGATAGAATCTTTAATGAGACATTGGGAGTAAAAGGATCAAGGAAACAACTTTCATAACACTTTTCTTgtacttggaaaaaaataacaaaaaccttgattaaaaaaattgattttgtattttggagAACTCACAAAAGTGAGCTAAACAACAGGGAAGTTGAGCTATACCCATATTATAATTTACTCAGTACAAAGTTCACTTAATCTTAATATTCAATTTCTTTGAcccaattttttcattattattttttttttagatattgttAAAGGTATAAAGGTAAGTTGAATACAGAAGTTAATTTAATATTGCACATAGCTGAGTGATAGAAACCCAGGTAGGCATCGGAAACAGAATTTAGTTATTTTGATGCAAAACACCTCCCCTATTTCTCATCCAGACAAACAAACTGATAATCCATTATTTGGCCTGTTGACTGCCAATGCAGTCAGCTACAGAATTCAAGGCCCTTGAGATCTATCCTGATGGGGTCTATCTTATTGATGCACTTTGAAGAATAAATAACCAGGggttaaattttctgttttttttttccatctgccAGTTAGACAGCCAGCCAATAGAACAGTTATTTGACTTATAAGAGAGGGTGATGTGCGTTGTTGAATATACTTAATTCTAGTCACATCTTGGGCATGATTTTCCTGCATCAACAGTTCCATCTTGCACCAGCTAGTGCCTTCTGTTTCCCATCTTAACGAAGAAAACAAGCATAATTTTAGCCTTGATTAAAATTATGCAAGATAAATTAAGCTTGAACCAATCCTCAAAAAGAGAAGTCATTGTAAATAGTCACACTTTCCCAAACCTTGGATGTCATCAGGAAGACTACTGGAGAGGGTGATATGTAGGAATGTTTcaactgttttgaaaaatgtttgaaaaatgtttggaaatcaGAGCTTTTTAGATTTGATTAGGTTGCGATACAAATTCTCTCGCTCGtctaactcccagaagtgataaacatgttatttctccctataatatccatacattatccagtaaacaggttgtgagaacactcaaacttatcaggaagaattTGTCATGTTGATCTAAAACCacattctcgtaactaattttacatggaaatgtgtagtTGCCAGAGGGGAGacttaacaatcagatcttgggaatcAAAAGCTAAACATCAATAGTACTCAATATTCCAAACAGAGTGCTTATATGAAGCTGGAGCATTGGAGCATGTATATTACTGGTTTAAGGCTTGTTTCTGCTTCAATGATGtagaaattttaattatttcttttcttgatgAAGGACCCAGAGTTACCACAAACTCTAGAGGAGCTGAATGTCATTGAAGAGGAATATATTAGAATTAACAAGTTTGGAGATGATGTATACAGCATACAAATAGAATTCAAACCCACTGTTCCTCACTGTTCCCTTGCAACCCTCATTGGTGAGTTAGCTACTCTTGAATTTTGTCCTGTGATTCTATGCAGCCATATTAATTCCCTTCCCTTAGTAGGATGAGTTATTAAAGAGGTTTTCTCCAGAAATGTTACAATTTAATTCATAAAATAAGTGAGTTACGTATTTTAATGGTTCCTACTTATGGTCTCTGAGAGGACTGATTTGATTCTCCTTTTGGTGCTGAAaaagagcaaattttttttgttacagtaatagatcacagaagacataaAAATGTAGTAAAAACAGCAGTGACACACTCGTCTGCACCTTTGTGTGTAACTCTTTTGTAACCACGTTTTCATCTCATCTGGGATCTAATACAGAACAGACAGATGGCAACATAGAGTTTATTGTGAACTCTACCATTTCAACATGTATTTGAAATTATATCACAGACTGCCTTTAGGAATTCCATGGAATAACCTAACCTttcaaaaattgtcttaaaatgaacaattaa is a window encoding:
- the LOC131778110 gene encoding cytosolic iron-sulfur assembly component 2A-like, with the protein product MSENLSHTANCEGDAVNLELVQEIFDIVKGIKDPELPQTLEELNVIEEEYIRINKFGDDVYSIQIEFKPTVPHCSLATLIGLCLRVKLERSLPYKFKLDIFLSKGTHSTEDEINKQINDKERIAAAMENPNLKKIVEDCISNEDG